CCGATTCGGGCTTCGACGTGGACCTCCCCGCGATCGTGGAGCCGGACCTCTCCGCCGGCCGCTCGGACGACCTCGACGTACCCGACTTCCTGAAGTAGTCGGTGTACTCTGCCGCGGGTCCCGGACCGGCCTCCCCGTTCTACTGGAACGCCGAGGTCCGTCCGGGGCTCCGGGTCGCCTTCACCTCCGCGGCGGCAGGCAACCTCGCCCTCCACGTCGGGGATGACGCCGAGGGTGTGCACGAGAACCGGCGCCGGCTCGAGGACTCGATGGGTGTCGCCGCGGGAGCCCTGCGCTTCATGAGCCAGACCCACTCCGACCGCGTCGCGATCGTCGACGGCAGTGCCGGCAGCGGGCACGGGACCGGCGCCTCCCCGGCGCCGCACGCCGACGCCATGGTCTCGCGCACCGGCACCCATCCGCTCGCCGTCCTGGTGGCCGACTGCGTGCCGATCGTGCTCGCCGACGCGTCGGTCACCGAGGGCGGCACGGGTGCGACGGCTGTCGTCCACGCAGGCCGCGCGGGCGTCGCCAACGGGATCGTCGCCCACGCCGCGCGGACGCTCCGCCGGTCCGGCGCACGAGACCTCACCGCGTGGATCGGCCCGTCCGTCTGTGGATCCTGCTACGAGGTCCCGGAGGACCTGATGCGGTCCGTGGCAGCAGCCCTGCCCGAGGCGGCATCGAGGACCCGCGCCGGCACTGCCGCCCTCGACCTGCCCGCCGCGGTCCGCCGTCAGCTCGGGGACGCCGGTGTCGGCGTCGGGCACGTGGCCGGAGCCGGCCCGGCCTGCACGCTGGAGAACCCAGCACTGTTCTCCCATCGCCGTGCACCCGGGGCGGGCCGCATCGCCGGCCTGGTCTGGCGCACGTGAGTCCCGCCGGGGGAGCCGCGGAGCACGACGGCGTCCGCGCCCGCGACCTCGCGGACCGGCTCGCCGCGGTCCGTGCCCGGATCGCAGCGGCCGCGGCCGCTGCCGGGCGGACCGCGCCGGAGCTGATCGTGGTCACCAAGTTCTTCCCCGCCGCCGACGTGCGGATCCTCGCGGGTCTCGGGGTGGGCGACGTGGGGGAGAACCGGGACCAGGAGGCCGCAGCGAAGGCAGCCGATCTCGGGGACCTCGACCTGCGCTGGCACTTCATCGGACAGCTGCAGACCAATAAGGCGAAGTCTGTCGTCCGCTACGCCCACAGCGTGCACTCGGTGGACCGCCCGGCACTCGTCGGAGCACTCGCGAAGGCGATGGCCGCGGAACAG
This genomic interval from Arthrobacter agilis contains the following:
- a CDS encoding polyphenol oxidase family protein encodes the protein MYSAAGPGPASPFYWNAEVRPGLRVAFTSAAAGNLALHVGDDAEGVHENRRRLEDSMGVAAGALRFMSQTHSDRVAIVDGSAGSGHGTGASPAPHADAMVSRTGTHPLAVLVADCVPIVLADASVTEGGTGATAVVHAGRAGVANGIVAHAARTLRRSGARDLTAWIGPSVCGSCYEVPEDLMRSVAAALPEAASRTRAGTAALDLPAAVRRQLGDAGVGVGHVAGAGPACTLENPALFSHRRAPGAGRIAGLVWRT